From the Strigops habroptila isolate Jane unplaced genomic scaffold, bStrHab1.2.pri NC_044298.1_ctg1, whole genome shotgun sequence genome, one window contains:
- the LENG8 gene encoding LOW QUALITY PROTEIN: leukocyte receptor cluster member 8 (The sequence of the model RefSeq protein was modified relative to this genomic sequence to represent the inferred CDS: deleted 4 bases in 2 codons), whose product MAANIGDQRGPEWAGQYALGSGGAREGALEPPAHENPEWEKARQALASISKAAAAGGKGTAGGGAQYSSSQGDPNLQQPPYYQWYQPYGSYYPYGYYYPMGVYSGYGATTTPTTATYGAGGGYAAAPQQPPQQSGLGQQPPVPGLDEAPPYGSPQPQLPPNPPPQPPPPHSTLPMGGGAAAAPAGGGAGGGSGTPQAAAVPPPYPPHGYSSDGPGPKGKKGQLWSRMKQAPGSGGLKFQLPKRPFVLRLRVRAPPPSSSSSSSSAGPPPPPPAAAFAPQPGPDKHHGHGGKPEDWPQDMKEYVQRCFTACESEEDKDRTEKLLKEVLQARLQDGSAFTIDWSREPLPGLSRDAASGSPKKAPPAGPRLEARGGPSPPLGPGGGPLGGPPPHRGGAGAGRSRGNAFGTKFGNRNVFMKENSSSSSGASRSRSRSSSRSPARRFRRSDSHSDSESSGSGPEGRPGSRRGPPKSRGGRGGPVERGGRLRVQRGKRPEPGSGRRTRRRAAPEPEEPEKEAKRQRRAARFQPGPARRLRAQPLLLPPGGAAEPPAPGPGPGPGPDWNQLQILGTCQDVTKRYLRLTCAPDPATVRPVPVLVRALALVRGHWQQHQDYAFACEQLKSIRQDLTVQGVRTEFTVEVYEAHARIALEKGDHEEFNQCQTQLKALYSESLPGNQGEFTAYRILYCMFTRNSGELTLELAALRPPLRQDPLVAQALSLRSSWALGNFRRFFRLYRALPPGPARLIDMFAERERRGALRALLRAFRPSLPVAAVGAALALDTAESCRRFLGALPLAYTGPDGSAIDCKRSLPALPHF is encoded by the exons tacTCCTCGTCACAGGGGGACCCCAACCTGCAGCAGCCCCCCTACTACCAGTGGTACCAGCCCTATGGCAGCTACTACCCCTACGGCTACTACTACCCCATG GGCGTTTACTCGGGTTATGGGGCAACAACAACACCAACAACAGCGACctatggggcgggggggggctaCGCTGCTGCCCCCCAACAGCCCCCCCAGCAGAGCGGCCTCGGCCAG cagccGCCAGTGCCAGGGCTGGACGAAGCCCCCCCCTAcggcagcccccagccccagctgccccccaacccccccccgcagccccccccgccccacagcaccctccccatgggggggggggcagcggctGCTCCCgcgggggggggagcgggggggggcTCGGGGACCCCCCAAGCGGCCGCTGTGCCCCCCCCGTACCCCCCCCACGGCTACAGCAGCGACGGGCCCGGCCCCAAGGGCAAGAAGGGGCAGCTCTGGAGCCGCATGAAGC aggCCCCGGGCTCGGGGGGGCTCAAGTTCCAGCTCCCGAAGCGCCCGTTTGTGCT GCGGCTCCGGGTTCGCGCCCCCCCcccgagcagcagcagcagcagcagcagcgcggggccccccccgcccccccccgcagccGCCTTCGCCCCCCAGCCCGGCCCTGACAAGCACCATGGACACGG CGGGAAGCCCGAGGACTGGCCGCAGGACATGAAGGAGTACGTGCAGCGCTGCTTCACCGCCTGCGAGTCCGAGGAGGACAAGGACCGCACCGAGAAGCTGCTCAAGGAGGTGCTGCAGGCGCGGCTGCAGGACGGCTCCGCCTTCACCATCGACTGGAGCCGCGAGCCGCTGCCCGG CCTCTCCCGCGACGCCGCCTCCGGCAGCCCCAAGAAG GCCCCCCCCGCTGGGCCCCGCCTGGAGGCTCGGGGGGGTCCCAGCCCCCCCCTcgggccgggggggggccctttgggggggccccccccccaccgcggCGGCGCCGGCGCCGGCCGCTCCCGCGGGAACGCCTTCGGCACCAAGTTTGGCAACAGGAACGTGTTCATGAAGGAGAACAGCTCCTCGTCCAGCGGCGcctcccgctcccgctcccgctcctcctcccgctcccccGCGCGCCGCTTCCGACGCAG CGATTCCCACTCGGACTCGGAGAGCTCAGGATCGGGCCCCGAGGGGCGCCCCGGGAGCCGCCGGGGGCCCCCCAAGAGCcgcgggggccggggggggccggTGGAGCGCGGCGGCCGCCTGCGGGTGCAGAGAGGCAAGAG GCCGGAGCCGGGCAGCGGGCGCCGCACTCGCCGCCGGGCGGCGCCGGAGCCGGAGGAGCCGGAGAAGGAGGCGAagcggcagcggcgggcggCGCGGTTCCAGCCCGGCCCCGCGCGGCGCCTGCGGGCgcagccgctgctgctgccgccgggGGGCGCTGCGGAGCCGcccgcgcccggccccggccccgggcccggccccgaCTGGAACCAGCTGCAGATCCTGGGCACCTGCCAGGACGTCACCAAGCGCTACCTGCGGCTGACGTGCGCCCCCGACCCCGCCACCGTGCGCCCCGTGCCC GTGCTGGTGCGGGCGCTGGCGCTGGTGCGGgggcactggcagcagcaccaggattACGCCTTCGCCTGCGAACAGCTCAAATCCATCCGGCAGGACCTGACG GTCCAGGGCGTCCGCACCGAGTTCACTGTTGAGGTCTATGAGGCTCACGCCCGAATTGCGCTGGAgaag ggTGACCACGAGGAGTTCAACCAGTGCCAGACGCAGCTGAAGGCGCTTTACAGCGAGAGCCTGCCCGGGAACCAGGGCGAGTTCACGGCCTATCGCATCCTGTACTGCATGTTCACCCGCAACTCGGGAG AGCTGACGCTGGAGCTGGCCGCGCTGCGGCCGCCGCTGCGCCAGGACCCGCTCGTGGCTCAGGCGCTTTCCCTCCGCTCCTCCTGGGCTCTGGGCAACTTCCGGCGCTTCTTCCGGCTGTACCGGGCGctgccgcccggccccgcgcgcCTCATCGACATGTTCGCCGAGCGCGAGCGCCGCGGCGCCCTGCGCGCCCTCCTGCGAGC CTTCCGGCCGTCGCTGCCGGTGGCCGCGGTGGGGGCCGCGCTGGCCCTGGACACCGCCGAGAGCTGCCGCCGGTTCCTGGGGGCGCTGCCGCTCGCCTACACCGGCCCCGACGGCAGCGCCATCGACTGCAAACGGAGCCTCCCCGCGCTGCCCCACTTCTGA